One Streptomyces coeruleorubidus DNA segment encodes these proteins:
- a CDS encoding GNAT family N-acetyltransferase yields MYAISLGDDGAELRPLEPWHAEEFFAHLERGREFIGRFINFGSQETDVESARAMLQRYADMRAADTRSLHGLWLNGKLVGGVLFLNFDAASGNCEVGCWLEPAGTGRGLVTRAMRVLIDWAVEERGIHRIEWVAASGNQPSLNVARRLGMTRDGVRREAHPYGGVRHDLEVWSVLAPEWRAARARAAHDDH; encoded by the coding sequence ATGTACGCGATATCCCTGGGTGACGACGGCGCCGAACTGCGGCCCCTCGAGCCCTGGCACGCGGAGGAGTTCTTCGCGCACCTGGAGCGGGGCAGGGAGTTCATCGGGCGGTTCATCAACTTCGGGTCGCAGGAGACGGACGTGGAGTCCGCGCGGGCCATGCTCCAGCGGTACGCCGACATGCGCGCCGCCGACACCCGCTCGCTGCACGGGCTGTGGCTGAACGGCAAGCTCGTGGGCGGCGTGCTGTTCCTGAACTTCGACGCCGCGAGCGGCAACTGCGAGGTCGGCTGCTGGCTGGAGCCCGCCGGGACCGGGCGTGGTCTGGTCACCCGGGCGATGCGCGTCCTCATCGACTGGGCGGTCGAGGAGCGCGGCATCCACCGGATCGAGTGGGTCGCCGCCTCGGGCAACCAGCCGAGCCTGAACGTGGCCCGGCGCCTCGGCATGACCCGCGACGGTGTGCGCCGCGAGGCCCACCCCTATGGTGGCGTACGGCACGATCTCGAAGTCTGGTCGGTGCTGGCGCCCGAGTGGCGCGCCGCACGCGCGCGTGCCGCTCACGACGATCATTAA
- a CDS encoding PQQ-dependent sugar dehydrogenase, producing MIVQRRAVPAVLAAAALLLTAGCSSDGGGSTGTDGSASPSRTAPGSSPPAGQAAEETPPAKGSVKVVRTVAEGLDSPWGLAPLPGGGLLVSSRDDGTIVRVDDKTGKKTELGEVPGVSAAGEGGLLGIVLSPDYASDHMVYAYFTSASDNRIVRMLYDEKKPSGEQLGAPDTVFRGIPKGFVHNGGRIEFGPDQMLYVGTGESGDTGLSQDKESVGGKILRLTPEGEPAPGNPFPDSPVYSYGHRNVQGLAWDGKQRLFASEFGQDTWDELNAIKPGDNYGWPEAEGRSDDSGFHNPIDQWTTAEASPSGIAYAEGSIWMAGLRGKRLWRIPLNGTEASAEPQAFLEGEYGRLRTVVPAGGDRLWLVTSNTDGRGNPEDRDDRILELRVT from the coding sequence ATGATCGTGCAACGTCGAGCCGTGCCGGCCGTGTTGGCCGCCGCCGCGCTCCTGCTGACGGCCGGCTGCTCCTCCGACGGCGGAGGATCGACCGGCACGGACGGGAGCGCTTCCCCGAGCCGTACGGCACCGGGGTCGTCCCCACCGGCGGGGCAGGCCGCCGAGGAGACACCGCCCGCCAAGGGCTCGGTGAAGGTGGTGCGTACCGTCGCCGAGGGCCTGGACTCCCCCTGGGGCCTCGCCCCGCTGCCCGGCGGCGGCCTGCTCGTCTCCTCCCGGGACGACGGGACGATCGTCCGGGTCGACGACAAGACCGGGAAGAAGACCGAGCTCGGCGAGGTGCCGGGCGTATCGGCCGCCGGCGAGGGCGGCCTGCTCGGCATCGTCCTGTCCCCCGACTACGCCTCGGACCACATGGTCTACGCGTACTTCACCTCGGCCTCCGACAACCGCATCGTCCGCATGCTGTACGACGAGAAGAAGCCCTCCGGCGAGCAGCTCGGCGCTCCCGACACGGTCTTCAGGGGCATCCCCAAGGGCTTCGTCCACAACGGCGGCCGGATCGAGTTCGGCCCGGACCAGATGCTGTACGTCGGCACGGGCGAGAGCGGTGACACGGGCCTGTCCCAGGACAAGGAGTCCGTGGGCGGCAAGATCCTGCGCCTGACACCGGAGGGCGAACCGGCGCCGGGCAACCCCTTCCCCGATTCCCCCGTGTACTCGTACGGCCACCGCAATGTGCAGGGCCTCGCCTGGGACGGCAAGCAGCGCCTGTTCGCCTCGGAGTTCGGCCAGGACACCTGGGACGAGCTCAACGCGATCAAGCCGGGCGACAACTACGGCTGGCCGGAGGCCGAGGGCAGGTCCGACGACTCCGGGTTCCACAACCCGATCGACCAGTGGACCACGGCCGAGGCCTCGCCCAGCGGCATCGCCTACGCCGAGGGGTCGATCTGGATGGCCGGCCTGCGCGGCAAGCGGCTGTGGCGCATCCCGCTGAACGGCACGGAGGCCTCCGCAGAACCGCAGGCGTTCCTGGAGGGCGAGTACGGCCGGCTGCGCACGGTGGTCCCGGCGGGCGGCGACCGGCTGTGGCTCGTGACCAGCAACACGGACGGCCGGGGCAATCCGGAGGACCGGGACGACCGGATCCTGGAACTGCGGGTGACGTAG
- a CDS encoding DUF6191 domain-containing protein produces the protein MFNVFEELFSPGRKHTRDEQNRLELTREDVGDGDPGRGPIDLSSGKVVVRPPQEPDAEDPEDPED, from the coding sequence GTGTTCAACGTGTTCGAGGAACTGTTCTCACCCGGCCGCAAGCACACCCGCGACGAGCAGAACCGCCTGGAACTGACCCGCGAGGACGTCGGGGACGGCGATCCGGGACGCGGGCCGATAGACCTGTCGTCCGGGAAGGTCGTCGTACGCCCGCCGCAGGAGCCGGACGCCGAAGACCCCGAGGATCCCGAGGACTGA
- a CDS encoding MMPL family transporter — protein sequence MAALARWCVRRRLVTVLLWLLAFAGVAAGAAVAGSAYSNDYQVPGTESGRASQLLHEDFPQLGGDSDTVVWHTTSGSVRAADVEQTMTRALQRVENLPGVASVTSPYDGPGAGRVSADGRTAYATVTFDDQAQDINRSEAQAVVDTAKSAQTDGLQVELGGSAVALTESSGGHLAEVIGVVVAAVVLFLAFGSLAASLLPIATALVGVGTAYAGIVLLGHVMTVADFAPMLGMLIGLGVGIDYALFVVTRHRRGLKRGLSVTEAATNAVATTGRAVVFAGATVCIALLGMLILRLSFLNGVAIAASLTVILTVAASVTLLPALLSLIGMRALSRRERRRLAEHGPEPELPTGFAARWSAFVERHPKVLGAVALVVMAVLALPTFSLHLGTSDQGNDPKTSTTRQAYDLLADGFGPGVNGPLTLVTKVDGADDKLALDNLDGTLRATEGVASVTPVTFGSGGHSAYLTVVPESSPQSKQTSDLVDRLREKVLPRAEAGTSLDTQVGGMTAGYDDFADVIVSKLPVFIGVVIGLGCLLLLLAFRSIGIPLKAAAMNVAAVASAFGVVVAMFQWGWGSELLGLGSAGPIEPFLPVIMVSVLFGLSMDYQVFLVSRMYEEWLETGDNRRAVRIGLAETSRVINSAAVIMISVFLAFVLSGDRVIAMFGIALAAAVALDAFVLRTLLVPALMHLLGGANWWLPRRLDKCLPRISIEPPEARAAHERLAAATDAEVADVLAEEERQRDVRDIPG from the coding sequence GTGGCAGCCCTCGCACGCTGGTGTGTCCGACGCCGTCTGGTCACCGTTCTGCTCTGGCTCCTCGCCTTCGCGGGGGTCGCCGCGGGCGCCGCGGTCGCCGGCTCCGCGTACTCGAACGACTACCAGGTCCCCGGCACCGAGTCGGGCCGCGCCAGCCAGCTGCTGCACGAGGACTTCCCGCAGCTCGGCGGCGACAGCGACACCGTCGTGTGGCACACGACGTCCGGCAGCGTCCGCGCCGCCGACGTCGAACAGACGATGACCCGTGCCCTGCAACGCGTCGAGAACCTGCCCGGCGTGGCCTCCGTGACCAGCCCCTACGACGGGCCGGGGGCGGGACGCGTCAGCGCGGACGGCCGTACGGCGTACGCCACGGTCACCTTCGACGACCAGGCGCAGGACATCAACCGGTCCGAGGCGCAGGCCGTCGTCGACACCGCGAAGAGCGCTCAGACCGACGGGCTCCAGGTGGAGCTGGGCGGCAGCGCCGTCGCGCTCACCGAGTCCTCCGGGGGACACCTCGCCGAGGTCATCGGCGTGGTCGTCGCCGCGGTCGTGCTGTTCCTCGCCTTCGGCTCGCTCGCCGCGTCCCTGCTGCCCATCGCCACCGCCCTGGTCGGCGTCGGCACCGCCTACGCCGGGATCGTGCTGCTCGGGCACGTCATGACCGTCGCCGACTTCGCCCCCATGCTCGGCATGCTGATCGGGCTCGGCGTCGGCATCGACTACGCGCTGTTCGTCGTGACGAGACACCGGCGCGGGCTGAAACGCGGGCTGTCCGTGACCGAGGCTGCCACCAACGCCGTCGCGACCACGGGACGGGCGGTCGTCTTCGCGGGTGCCACCGTTTGCATCGCCCTGCTGGGCATGCTGATCCTGCGGCTGAGCTTCCTCAACGGCGTCGCCATAGCCGCCAGCCTGACCGTGATCCTCACCGTCGCGGCCTCCGTGACCCTGCTGCCCGCCCTGCTGTCCCTCATCGGCATGCGGGCGCTCAGCCGCCGCGAGCGCCGCCGCCTGGCGGAGCACGGGCCCGAACCCGAGCTGCCCACGGGCTTCGCCGCCCGCTGGTCGGCGTTCGTGGAGCGCCACCCCAAGGTGCTCGGGGCGGTCGCGCTGGTGGTCATGGCCGTCCTCGCGCTGCCCACGTTCTCCCTGCACCTGGGCACCTCCGACCAGGGCAACGACCCCAAGACGTCCACCACCCGCCAGGCCTACGACCTCCTCGCCGACGGCTTCGGCCCCGGCGTCAACGGCCCGCTCACCCTCGTCACGAAGGTCGACGGAGCCGACGACAAGCTCGCCCTGGACAACCTCGACGGCACGCTCCGGGCCACCGAGGGCGTCGCCTCGGTGACGCCGGTGACGTTCGGCTCCGGCGGCCACAGCGCGTACCTGACCGTCGTACCGGAGTCCTCGCCGCAGTCGAAGCAGACCAGCGACCTCGTCGACCGGCTGCGCGAGAAGGTGCTGCCCCGTGCCGAGGCGGGCACCTCGCTCGACACGCAGGTCGGCGGCATGACGGCCGGCTACGACGACTTCGCCGACGTCATCGTCTCCAAGCTGCCCGTCTTCATCGGGGTCGTGATCGGCCTGGGCTGTCTGCTGCTCCTGCTCGCCTTCCGGTCGATCGGCATCCCGCTGAAGGCCGCCGCGATGAACGTCGCCGCCGTGGCCTCCGCTTTCGGAGTGGTCGTCGCGATGTTCCAGTGGGGCTGGGGCAGCGAACTGCTCGGCCTCGGCAGCGCGGGGCCCATAGAGCCCTTCCTGCCCGTGATCATGGTGTCGGTGCTCTTCGGCCTGTCCATGGACTACCAGGTCTTCCTGGTGAGCCGGATGTACGAGGAGTGGCTGGAGACCGGCGACAACCGGCGTGCCGTCCGGATCGGCCTCGCCGAGACCAGCCGGGTGATCAACTCGGCGGCCGTCATCATGATCTCCGTCTTCCTCGCCTTCGTCCTCAGCGGCGACCGCGTGATCGCCATGTTCGGCATCGCCCTGGCCGCCGCCGTCGCCCTGGACGCCTTCGTCCTGCGCACGCTCCTCGTCCCCGCCCTGATGCACCTGCTCGGCGGCGCCAACTGGTGGCTGCCCCGCCGGCTGGACAAGTGCCTGCCGCGGATCAGCATCGAACCGCCCGAGGCCCGGGCCGCCCATGAGAGGCTGGCCGCCGCGACGGACGCCGAGGTGGCGGACGTCCTGGCGGAGGAGGAGCGGCAGCGGGATGTACGCGATATCCCTGGGTGA
- a CDS encoding 2-hydroxyacid dehydrogenase codes for MTADVWLPIPPDEIEGLPEGPAYRFWNGEEDFPADPADCAFYAVPYMKPSPLCVRPLPEMSHVEVVQTLSAGIDHVEPGLGHLRPGVRLCNARGVHEASTGELTLALILASLRGVPDFVRAQDRGEWLAGFRPALADKNVLIVGYGSIGAAIEDRLVPFEVARVARVARSERTTARGPVHPLTELPALLPEADVVILSTPLTETTRGLAGADFLSRMKDGALLVNVARGPVVDTKALLAELESGRITAALDVTDPEPLPREHPLWRAPGVLISPHVGGPTSAFLPRAKRLLADQLNRYVNREPLRNVILTTGASTG; via the coding sequence ATGACTGCTGACGTGTGGCTGCCCATCCCGCCGGACGAGATCGAGGGACTCCCCGAGGGCCCCGCCTACCGGTTCTGGAACGGCGAGGAGGACTTCCCCGCGGACCCGGCGGACTGCGCCTTCTACGCCGTCCCCTACATGAAGCCCAGCCCGCTGTGCGTGCGTCCCCTGCCGGAGATGAGCCACGTGGAGGTCGTGCAGACCCTCTCCGCCGGCATCGACCACGTGGAGCCGGGGCTGGGGCACCTGCGTCCGGGCGTGCGGCTGTGCAACGCGCGCGGGGTGCACGAGGCCAGCACCGGAGAGCTCACCCTGGCGCTGATCCTGGCCTCGCTGCGCGGTGTCCCCGACTTCGTCCGCGCGCAGGACCGGGGGGAGTGGCTCGCCGGGTTCCGGCCCGCGCTCGCCGACAAGAACGTCCTCATCGTCGGATACGGATCGATCGGCGCCGCCATCGAGGACCGGCTCGTTCCGTTCGAGGTGGCGCGGGTGGCGCGCGTCGCGCGCTCTGAGCGCACCACGGCGCGCGGGCCGGTGCATCCGCTCACCGAACTCCCCGCGCTGCTCCCGGAAGCGGACGTGGTCATCCTGTCCACGCCGCTCACCGAAACCACCCGTGGCCTGGCCGGGGCCGACTTCCTGTCCCGGATGAAGGACGGCGCGCTCCTCGTCAACGTCGCCCGCGGCCCCGTCGTCGACACCAAAGCGCTGCTCGCCGAACTGGAGAGCGGCCGCATCACCGCCGCCCTCGACGTCACCGATCCCGAGCCCCTGCCGCGCGAACACCCCCTGTGGCGTGCGCCGGGGGTACTCATCAGCCCGCACGTCGGCGGACCCACCTCCGCGTTCCTGCCGCGCGCCAAGCGGCTCCTTGCGGACCAGTTGAACCGTTATGTGAACCGGGAGCCGCTGCGCAACGTGATCCTTACGACGGGTGCCTCAACCGGCTGA
- a CDS encoding SAM-dependent methyltransferase produces the protein MSDITSRTSNDPLTDRVSHPRYPRSNRYDARWTIENQMGPHALWLLEWLAPALGLDTLSPGSRVLDLGCGRAMTSVFLAREYDLQVTAADLWVKPGGNAARIAEAGVADRVLPVFAEAHDLPFGDGGFDAIVSIDAYQYFGTDDLYLPRLTRLLKPGGRIGVVVPALREEIDGVEPPEHLKPYWEPDFWCFHSVAWWRRQWTRSGTVEVETADWLDDGWRDWLRWCEVVAEEHTDEWHVRMAGQCAEMLRLDQGRTLGFVRVVGRRP, from the coding sequence ATGTCGGACATCACTTCCCGCACCTCGAACGACCCCCTCACTGACCGCGTCAGCCACCCCCGCTACCCGCGCAGCAACCGCTACGACGCCCGCTGGACCATCGAGAACCAGATGGGCCCGCACGCGCTGTGGCTGCTGGAGTGGCTGGCCCCGGCCCTGGGGCTCGACACCCTGAGCCCCGGCTCACGCGTGCTCGACCTGGGCTGCGGCCGCGCCATGACGTCCGTCTTCCTCGCCAGGGAGTACGACCTCCAGGTCACCGCCGCCGACCTGTGGGTCAAGCCCGGCGGGAACGCGGCCCGGATCGCCGAGGCCGGCGTCGCGGACCGTGTCCTGCCCGTGTTCGCCGAGGCGCACGACCTGCCGTTCGGCGACGGCGGCTTCGACGCGATCGTCTCCATCGACGCGTACCAGTACTTCGGCACCGACGACCTGTATCTGCCCAGGCTGACCCGGCTGCTGAAGCCGGGCGGGCGGATCGGGGTCGTCGTACCGGCGCTGCGCGAGGAGATCGACGGCGTCGAGCCGCCGGAGCACCTCAAGCCGTACTGGGAGCCGGATTTCTGGTGCTTCCACTCGGTCGCCTGGTGGCGGCGCCAGTGGACCCGCAGCGGGACCGTGGAGGTCGAGACGGCCGACTGGCTGGACGACGGCTGGCGCGACTGGCTGCGCTGGTGCGAGGTCGTGGCCGAGGAGCACACGGACGAGTGGCACGTCCGGATGGCCGGACAGTGCGCCGAGATGCTGCGCCTCGACCAGGGCCGCACGCTGGGCTTCGTCCGGGTCGTGGGGCGTCGCCCGTAG
- a CDS encoding helix-turn-helix transcriptional regulator — MLGTVETRSVSPVFVGRAEELGTLLDALARSREGEPQALLIGGEAGVGKTRLVEEFAAAARHRGAVVALGGCVEIGADGLPFAAFSTALRALRSALPGELAAAAAGQEEELARLLPELGESGTGRHDEDGMARLFELTARLLERVTAEHTVVLALEDLHWADASTRHLLSYLFRTLRTGRLVVLATYRADDIHRRHPLRPLLAELDRLRTIRRLELARFNRDEVCRQVAGILAQDPDPDQIDAIFERSDGNAFFVEELAAAHEGCRTGLPDSLRDLLLVRVEGLPETAQQVARIVAEGGSTVEYRLLAAAARLAEDDLIEALRAAVNASILTPAPGGDGYRFRHSLVREAVSDDLLPGERSRLNRRYAEALEADPTLVPADQRATRLASYWYHAHDAAKALPAVLDASVEARRRHAYAEQLRLLERAMELWDSAPEAVRRTLRPVDYAEVYPPCGGDPETSALRHLDLLAEAAVAGRLCGERESALKITKRALRLLDEEDDPLRAAWFWIQRSRLVQRLARGDGWKEIATAQDLVRGLPPSEVHAEVLATVAHWSMLRQPGPEALTAAERAVEYARMVGADDIESNARLTLGALMIDAGQIEAGLAHMYQVKDEVEARGLAVVVGRSHVNLPSALEGIGRSEESVDVLHEGLRLTGRMGLREAEGWVWGNLAESLISLGRWDEAAEAAVNAQRRGQTAAPYGSGANSLAFLALARGRVTEAARHLAEGRASYGPHDPMPQHDLPVSCLTIAVAVAEGRLPDARAELARTLESGFPPGTQRYAWPLLLEAATAEADARALPTAWDGRAEVLASIFAAVKCLTTNAPVWLAHEKWVRAELHRAESRSTPGTWSEVVTAFEPLQRPYDLARVRYRLAESLLTGGGEAGERDRATELLRLTHAVARHLGARPLADAVTALARRARLPLTPAAEPAPAPADPAEALGLTSRERDVLRLVAAGHTNRRIAEELFISPKTASVHVSNILAKLGVSGRGEAAAVAHRLGLFPAESLTFRSAG, encoded by the coding sequence ATGCTCGGGACCGTGGAGACCAGGTCCGTCAGCCCCGTGTTCGTCGGCCGTGCCGAGGAGTTGGGCACGCTTCTCGACGCACTCGCACGCTCCCGCGAGGGAGAGCCGCAGGCACTGCTCATCGGCGGGGAGGCCGGAGTCGGCAAGACCCGCCTGGTGGAGGAGTTCGCCGCCGCCGCCCGTCACCGGGGCGCGGTGGTCGCACTGGGCGGCTGCGTCGAGATCGGCGCCGACGGACTTCCCTTCGCGGCTTTCTCCACCGCACTGCGCGCCCTGCGCTCCGCACTCCCCGGCGAGCTGGCCGCCGCGGCCGCCGGACAGGAGGAGGAACTGGCCCGGCTGCTGCCCGAGCTGGGCGAGTCGGGTACCGGGCGGCACGACGAGGACGGCATGGCCCGCCTCTTCGAACTCACCGCACGCCTGCTGGAGCGCGTCACCGCCGAACACACCGTCGTCCTCGCCCTGGAGGACCTGCACTGGGCCGACGCCTCCACCCGGCACCTGCTCTCCTACCTCTTCCGAACCCTGCGCACCGGCCGCCTCGTCGTCCTCGCCACCTACCGCGCCGACGACATCCACCGCCGCCACCCGCTCAGGCCCCTGCTCGCCGAACTCGACCGGCTCCGCACGATCCGCCGCCTCGAACTCGCCCGCTTCAACCGCGACGAGGTGTGCCGCCAGGTCGCCGGCATCCTCGCCCAGGACCCCGACCCGGACCAGATCGACGCGATTTTCGAACGCTCCGACGGCAACGCCTTCTTCGTCGAGGAACTCGCCGCCGCCCACGAGGGCTGCCGCACGGGCCTGCCCGACTCCCTGCGCGACCTGCTGCTCGTCCGGGTGGAAGGACTGCCGGAGACCGCCCAGCAGGTCGCCCGGATCGTCGCCGAGGGCGGCTCCACCGTCGAGTACCGGCTGCTGGCCGCCGCCGCCCGGCTCGCCGAGGACGACCTCATCGAGGCGTTGCGGGCCGCGGTGAACGCCAGCATCCTCACCCCCGCGCCCGGCGGCGACGGCTACCGCTTCCGCCACTCCCTGGTCCGCGAGGCCGTCAGCGACGACCTGCTCCCGGGCGAGCGCTCCCGTCTCAACCGCCGCTACGCCGAAGCCCTGGAGGCCGACCCGACCCTCGTCCCCGCCGACCAGCGCGCGACCCGCCTGGCCAGCTACTGGTACCACGCCCACGACGCGGCCAAGGCCCTGCCCGCCGTCCTCGACGCCTCCGTCGAGGCCCGCCGCCGCCACGCCTACGCTGAGCAACTGCGGCTGCTGGAGCGGGCGATGGAACTGTGGGACTCCGCCCCCGAAGCCGTACGCCGGACCCTGCGCCCCGTCGACTACGCCGAGGTCTACCCGCCCTGCGGCGGCGACCCGGAGACCAGCGCGCTGCGCCACCTCGACCTGCTGGCCGAGGCGGCCGTCGCCGGACGGCTCTGCGGGGAGCGCGAGAGCGCCCTGAAGATCACCAAGAGGGCGCTGCGCCTCCTGGACGAGGAGGACGACCCCCTGCGCGCCGCCTGGTTCTGGATCCAGCGCTCCCGGCTGGTGCAGCGGCTCGCCCGCGGCGACGGCTGGAAGGAGATCGCCACCGCGCAGGACCTGGTCCGCGGCCTGCCGCCGTCCGAGGTGCACGCCGAGGTGCTCGCCACGGTCGCCCACTGGTCGATGCTCCGCCAGCCGGGCCCGGAGGCCCTGACGGCCGCCGAGCGAGCGGTGGAGTACGCGCGCATGGTGGGCGCCGACGACATCGAGTCCAACGCCCGGCTCACCCTCGGCGCACTCATGATCGACGCCGGGCAGATCGAGGCCGGGCTGGCCCACATGTACCAGGTCAAGGACGAGGTCGAGGCCCGGGGGCTCGCGGTGGTCGTGGGCCGCAGCCATGTGAACCTGCCCTCCGCCCTGGAGGGCATCGGGCGCTCCGAGGAGTCCGTGGACGTCCTGCACGAGGGCCTGCGCCTCACCGGCAGGATGGGCCTGCGGGAGGCCGAGGGCTGGGTCTGGGGCAACCTCGCCGAGTCGCTCATCTCCCTGGGCCGCTGGGACGAGGCGGCCGAGGCGGCCGTCAACGCCCAGCGGCGCGGGCAGACGGCCGCGCCGTACGGGTCCGGCGCCAACAGCCTGGCGTTCCTCGCGCTCGCCCGCGGCCGGGTGACCGAGGCGGCTCGCCATCTCGCCGAGGGCCGCGCCTCCTACGGCCCGCACGACCCCATGCCGCAGCACGACCTCCCGGTCTCCTGCCTCACCATCGCCGTCGCCGTCGCCGAGGGCCGCCTCCCCGACGCCCGAGCCGAACTGGCCCGCACCCTGGAGTCCGGTTTCCCGCCCGGCACCCAGCGCTATGCCTGGCCGCTGCTGCTCGAAGCCGCCACGGCCGAGGCCGACGCCCGCGCGCTGCCGACCGCCTGGGACGGCCGTGCGGAGGTCCTGGCGAGCATCTTCGCAGCCGTCAAGTGCCTCACCACGAACGCCCCCGTCTGGCTCGCCCACGAGAAGTGGGTCCGCGCCGAACTCCACCGCGCCGAAAGCCGGAGCACCCCGGGCACCTGGTCGGAGGTGGTCACCGCCTTCGAACCCCTTCAGCGCCCTTACGACCTCGCCCGCGTCCGGTACCGCTTGGCCGAGTCACTGCTGACGGGCGGCGGCGAGGCCGGCGAGCGCGACCGCGCCACGGAACTGCTGCGCCTCACCCATGCCGTCGCCCGCCATCTCGGGGCCCGGCCGCTCGCCGACGCCGTCACCGCGCTCGCCCGGCGCGCGCGCCTGCCGCTCACGCCCGCCGCGGAACCGGCCCCCGCCCCCGCGGACCCCGCCGAGGCCCTCGGTCTCACCAGCCGGGAACGGGACGTGCTGCGCCTGGTCGCGGCCGGACACACCAACCGCCGGATAGCCGAGGAGCTGTTCATCTCCCCGAAGACCGCGAGCGTCCACGTCTCCAACATCCTGGCGAAGCTCGGCGTCTCCGGACGCGGCGAGGCGGCGGCGGTGGCGCACCGGCTGGGGCTGTTCCCGGCCGAATCCCTCACCTTCCGGTCGGCGGGCTGA
- a CDS encoding aldo/keto reductase: MERRTIGAAALAVGAVGLGCMPMSWAYSASRQRGDESLRAVHRALDLGSSLLDTADMYGPFTNELLVGRALKERRSDAFVSTKVGLLVGDQHIVANGRPGYVKRACDASLRRLQTDVIDLYQLHRADPEVPVEETWGAMAELVQAGKVRALGLCAVGARAGRRSGARLHDATIRQLERVQQVFPVSAVEAELSVWSPEALETLLPWCETRGVGFLAAMPLGNGFLTGRLRPGAGFEADDVRARHPRFTAEMMAANQPIVAGLRRVARRHGEHVTPAQVALAWVLAQGRHVVPVPGTKQERWVTENAAAATLRLTPEDLREVAELPPAQGSWD, translated from the coding sequence GTGGAGCGCAGGACGATCGGCGCGGCGGCGCTCGCGGTGGGGGCCGTCGGACTCGGGTGCATGCCGATGAGCTGGGCGTACAGCGCGTCGAGGCAGCGTGGCGACGAGTCGCTCAGGGCGGTGCACCGGGCGCTTGACCTGGGTTCGTCCCTGCTGGACACGGCCGACATGTACGGCCCCTTCACCAACGAACTGCTGGTGGGGCGGGCGTTGAAGGAACGGCGGTCGGACGCGTTCGTGTCGACGAAGGTCGGTCTGCTCGTGGGCGACCAGCACATCGTCGCCAACGGCCGCCCGGGGTATGTGAAACGTGCCTGCGACGCGTCGCTGCGGCGCCTGCAGACCGACGTCATAGACCTCTACCAGCTGCACCGGGCCGACCCGGAAGTCCCCGTCGAGGAGACGTGGGGCGCGATGGCGGAGCTCGTCCAGGCGGGGAAGGTGAGGGCGTTGGGCCTGTGCGCGGTGGGCGCGCGGGCCGGCCGCCGCTCCGGGGCCCGGCTGCACGACGCGACGATCCGGCAGCTGGAACGGGTGCAGCAGGTGTTCCCCGTGAGCGCGGTGGAGGCGGAGCTGTCGGTGTGGTCGCCGGAGGCGCTGGAGACACTGCTGCCGTGGTGCGAGACGCGAGGCGTCGGCTTCCTGGCGGCGATGCCGCTCGGCAACGGCTTCCTGACCGGCAGGCTGCGGCCCGGCGCGGGCTTCGAGGCGGACGACGTCCGGGCCCGGCACCCCCGCTTCACGGCCGAGATGATGGCCGCGAACCAGCCGATCGTCGCGGGCCTGCGCCGGGTGGCCCGCCGCCACGGCGAGCACGTCACCCCCGCCCAGGTCGCCCTCGCCTGGGTCCTCGCCCAGGGCCGGCACGTGGTCCCGGTCCCCGGCACCAAGCAGGAGCGCTGGGTCACGGAGAACGCGGCGGCGGCGACGCTGCGTCTGACGCCCGAGGACCTGCGAGAGGTGGCGGAACTGCCACCCGCCCAGGGGTCGTGGGACTGA